The Chryseolinea soli genome contains a region encoding:
- a CDS encoding TPM domain-containing protein, producing the protein MNMVHFHGVISGCRNLSSLFAFFLLFLLIDLPVSAQKAVPELWGLHVHDDADVLSQQTEDALEQQLKQYEDSTSNQIAILILSSLDGESIEEYSLKVAEKWKLGQKGKDNGVLLLVAIQDHKMRIETGRGVEGTLTDAVSARIIRNELAPNFRKDDFDTGIKEAVNAIVAAIGGEYTADGGEGNSEELGWVEKVVLGLFIFGILGVFTGLGIFIPDNMGWFLYLFLIPFYAIFPMAIYGLTAGLVILVCYLVGFPILRFTLPKSTWGKKAGGKIGKGGKGGGISGGGGWSSGSGSSSGSSSSSSWSSGSSGGGFSGGGGSFGGGGSSGSW; encoded by the coding sequence ATGAATATGGTCCATTTTCATGGGGTGATCTCCGGTTGCAGGAATCTATCGAGTCTGTTTGCTTTTTTCCTGTTGTTTCTGCTGATCGATCTGCCGGTATCGGCGCAAAAGGCTGTGCCGGAACTCTGGGGCCTTCATGTTCACGACGATGCCGACGTGCTTTCGCAACAAACCGAAGATGCGCTCGAACAGCAACTCAAACAATACGAAGACTCCACGTCCAACCAGATCGCCATTCTGATCCTTTCGTCGCTTGACGGCGAATCGATCGAAGAGTATTCGCTAAAGGTAGCGGAGAAATGGAAGCTGGGCCAAAAAGGAAAAGACAATGGTGTGTTGTTGCTGGTGGCCATTCAGGATCACAAGATGCGCATCGAAACGGGCCGGGGCGTGGAGGGCACATTGACGGATGCCGTGAGCGCACGCATCATCCGGAACGAACTGGCACCCAATTTTCGCAAAGACGACTTTGACACGGGCATAAAGGAGGCTGTCAATGCTATCGTGGCTGCGATCGGCGGAGAATATACAGCCGATGGTGGCGAAGGTAATAGTGAGGAGCTGGGCTGGGTGGAGAAAGTTGTTTTGGGGCTTTTTATTTTCGGCATCCTGGGTGTGTTCACGGGTCTCGGCATTTTCATTCCCGACAACATGGGCTGGTTCTTGTACCTGTTCCTCATTCCTTTTTATGCCATTTTTCCGATGGCCATCTACGGGCTAACGGCCGGGCTGGTGATCCTGGTTTGCTATCTGGTGGGTTTCCCCATCCTCCGGTTCACCTTACCCAAATCGACATGGGGCAAAAAGGCGGGCGGCAAGATCGGAAAAGGAGGTAAAGGTGGAGGGATTAGCGGTGGTGGCGGCTGGTCTTCTGGGTCGGGATCGTCAAGCGGTTCGTCGTCTAGCAGCAGCTGGTCTTCGGGCAGTAGCGGTGGCGGCTTCTCGGGAGGTGGCGGTAGCTTTGGTGGAGGCGGTAGCAGCGGCTCCTGGTGA
- the glyA gene encoding serine hydroxymethyltransferase: MKRDKAIFDLIEKEKQRQEAGIELIASENFTSPQVMKAQGSVLTNKYAEGLPGKRYYGGCEVVDEVEQLAIDRAKELFGAEWANVQPHSGAQANAAVMLACLKPGDRILGFDLSHGGHLTHGSPVNFSGKLYQPSFYGVEQATGLIDFDKVIETAEREQPKMIICGASAYSRDWDYKKLREAADNVGALLLADISHPAGLIARGLLNDPMEHCHIVTTTTHKTLRGPRGGMILVGKNFDNPWGLKTPKGELRKITSVLDSGVFPGTQGGPLEHVIAAKAVSFQEALSDDYMEYILQVSKNAKVMAQAFLNKGYKIISGGTDNHLMLIDLRSKKLTGKQAEEGLIQADITINKNMVPFDTQSPMITSGMRIGTPAITTRGLKEKDVEKVVDLIDEALQKPEDPKHLKAVKRKVNRFMEKFPLY; the protein is encoded by the coding sequence ATGAAACGCGACAAAGCCATTTTCGACCTCATTGAGAAAGAAAAACAGCGTCAGGAAGCCGGAATTGAACTGATTGCCTCCGAGAACTTCACCTCGCCACAGGTGATGAAGGCACAGGGCTCGGTGCTGACCAACAAATATGCCGAAGGCCTCCCGGGCAAGCGCTATTATGGCGGCTGCGAAGTGGTGGATGAGGTAGAACAATTGGCCATCGACCGCGCCAAAGAGCTTTTCGGTGCCGAATGGGCAAACGTACAGCCGCACTCCGGCGCCCAGGCAAACGCGGCCGTTATGTTGGCATGTCTCAAACCCGGCGACAGAATTCTCGGCTTTGACCTGTCTCACGGCGGTCACCTTACTCATGGCTCGCCCGTAAACTTTTCCGGAAAATTATACCAGCCGTCGTTTTACGGCGTCGAGCAAGCCACCGGTCTCATCGATTTCGACAAAGTGATTGAAACCGCTGAACGCGAACAGCCCAAGATGATCATCTGCGGCGCTTCCGCCTACAGCCGTGACTGGGATTATAAGAAACTAAGAGAGGCCGCCGACAACGTGGGCGCCTTATTGTTGGCCGACATATCGCACCCCGCCGGCCTTATTGCCCGCGGACTGCTGAACGACCCCATGGAACATTGCCATATCGTGACCACCACCACGCACAAGACCCTTCGCGGTCCCCGCGGCGGTATGATCCTGGTAGGTAAAAACTTTGACAACCCCTGGGGACTGAAGACGCCTAAAGGCGAATTGAGAAAAATAACTTCCGTGCTCGACTCAGGCGTGTTCCCCGGAACACAAGGCGGACCCCTGGAGCACGTTATTGCCGCAAAGGCCGTATCGTTCCAGGAAGCCCTGTCGGACGACTACATGGAATACATTCTCCAGGTATCGAAAAATGCGAAGGTTATGGCGCAGGCATTCCTGAACAAAGGATACAAGATCATCTCCGGCGGCACCGACAATCACCTGATGCTGATCGATCTTCGTTCGAAGAAACTCACCGGCAAACAAGCGGAAGAAGGTCTTATCCAGGCCGACATCACCATCAACAAGAACATGGTGCCGTTCGATACGCAATCGCCCATGATCACTTCGGGTATGCGCATCGGCACGCCGGCCATCACCACCCGCGGTCTGAAAGAAAAGGACGTTGAGAAGGTGGTTGACCTGATCGACGAGGCCCTTCAAAAACCGGAAGACCCCAAACACCTGAAAGCTGTGAAACGCAAAGTGAACCGCTTCATGGAAAAATTCCCCTTGTACTAA
- a CDS encoding ABC transporter permease, with amino-acid sequence MYSLINIGGLAVGMAVAIVIGLWVYDEVSYNRSYSNHDHIASFYRHIIDPSDPKKADSWFGTPQPVAKVLTEKYGHLFKNVAIMWWETDYPLSVGDRNFFKKGEYIDKSVIDLFSLQMIRGNIESMNDPNAIIISRSTAESIFGDKDPIGQVVRISASRDATVTGVYEDIAPNAMFGDIQFFGNFEGLKNSVPQLKANETNWGNNACRIIVQTVDNVSIEQASAAIADLYIKDTPEGVAEYSKKYQMRVWLNPMKNWYLFSEFKNGYPATGRITFVWLFGIVGAFVLLLACINFMNLSTARSEKRAREVGVRKAIGSMRSQLVSQFLSESFLIVALAFAVALLIVSLAFPAFNQLADKKIALPFANSYFWISSLVFIIITAFFAGLYPAFYLSSFQPVKVLKGTFRVGKFASLPRKVLVVIQVGVSVILIIGTIIVYQQIQFTQQRPVGYDRQNLIRIAIHDMEFDKIKLVMRDQLLSSGVATDVTFSSSPLTAIWDNWSGFNWRGKDPDSDPNFTVTWIDEAYGKTVQWKILKGRDFSLTHSTDVNGVIINKAAADFLGLENPVGEVISNGDAGREIIGVVEDLIVGSPYEAVSPGFYWLDKNLTNNSLGQMIVRLDPGKGTAESLSAVEAIHKKLVTSSPFEYSFVDEEYGNKFNAEQRIGNLASVFAALAIFISCLGLFGLSSFIAEQKTKEIGVRKVIGASLLNIWMLLSKEFVVLVSIALLMAMPIAYYYLNQWLLTFHYHTALNGWIFTAAGGAVLLITLLTVSFHGIRAATANPVKSLRSE; translated from the coding sequence ATGTATAGCCTGATCAACATCGGCGGTCTCGCCGTCGGCATGGCTGTGGCCATCGTGATCGGATTATGGGTGTATGACGAGGTGAGCTACAACCGCAGCTACAGCAACCACGATCATATCGCGTCGTTCTATCGTCATATCATCGACCCCTCCGACCCAAAAAAAGCTGATAGTTGGTTCGGTACGCCTCAGCCTGTGGCAAAGGTCTTAACAGAAAAATACGGCCACCTTTTCAAGAACGTCGCCATCATGTGGTGGGAAACGGATTACCCATTGAGTGTTGGCGATCGCAATTTTTTCAAGAAGGGAGAATACATCGATAAATCAGTGATCGACCTGTTTTCGCTGCAAATGATCCGCGGAAATATAGAAAGCATGAACGACCCGAATGCGATCATTATCTCAAGGTCAACCGCGGAGTCAATTTTCGGTGACAAGGATCCGATCGGCCAGGTGGTCAGGATAAGTGCATCACGGGACGCAACGGTTACGGGCGTATATGAAGACATTGCGCCTAACGCAATGTTCGGGGACATTCAGTTCTTTGGAAATTTTGAAGGACTGAAGAACAGCGTTCCCCAATTAAAAGCTAATGAAACAAATTGGGGGAATAACGCCTGTCGCATTATCGTTCAAACGGTCGACAATGTCTCGATTGAACAAGCCAGTGCTGCCATTGCCGATCTCTATATTAAAGATACACCGGAAGGCGTGGCGGAATACTCTAAAAAATATCAGATGCGTGTCTGGTTGAATCCCATGAAGAACTGGTACTTGTTTTCAGAATTCAAAAATGGCTATCCTGCCACCGGACGCATCACCTTCGTATGGTTGTTTGGAATTGTTGGAGCATTCGTGTTGCTGCTCGCCTGCATCAACTTCATGAATTTGAGTACGGCACGCAGCGAGAAACGCGCACGCGAAGTGGGTGTGCGTAAAGCGATCGGCTCCATGCGATCACAGCTCGTCAGTCAATTCCTGAGCGAATCGTTCCTGATTGTTGCGCTGGCATTCGCCGTGGCATTGCTTATTGTTTCTTTAGCATTTCCCGCTTTCAACCAGTTGGCAGATAAAAAGATCGCGCTGCCCTTTGCCAATAGCTATTTCTGGATATCGAGTCTTGTCTTCATCATCATCACGGCATTCTTCGCAGGGCTGTACCCTGCTTTTTATCTTTCGTCGTTCCAACCGGTTAAAGTTTTGAAGGGAACCTTTCGGGTTGGCAAATTTGCTTCGCTGCCCCGCAAGGTCCTTGTCGTGATCCAGGTTGGTGTTTCGGTGATACTCATCATCGGAACGATCATCGTGTATCAACAAATTCAATTCACGCAGCAACGTCCGGTCGGTTACGATAGACAAAATTTGATCCGCATCGCTATTCACGATATGGAATTCGACAAGATCAAGCTCGTCATGCGCGATCAACTGCTTTCGAGTGGCGTGGCGACCGATGTGACGTTTTCGAGTAGTCCATTGACGGCTATTTGGGATAACTGGAGCGGATTTAACTGGCGGGGAAAAGATCCCGACTCCGATCCGAATTTCACGGTAACCTGGATTGATGAGGCGTACGGGAAAACGGTTCAATGGAAAATATTGAAAGGGAGAGATTTCTCTCTCACACATTCGACAGACGTAAACGGCGTGATCATTAACAAGGCTGCGGCTGATTTTCTGGGACTCGAAAATCCTGTTGGTGAAGTGATCTCGAACGGTGATGCAGGACGGGAAATTATCGGAGTGGTGGAGGACCTGATCGTCGGAAGTCCTTACGAGGCCGTTAGTCCAGGTTTCTATTGGTTGGACAAAAATTTAACCAACAACAGTCTCGGGCAAATGATCGTAAGGCTCGACCCCGGCAAAGGCACGGCTGAATCTTTGTCTGCCGTGGAAGCCATTCATAAGAAGCTGGTGACTTCATCGCCTTTCGAATACAGTTTCGTAGATGAAGAATATGGAAATAAATTCAACGCCGAGCAACGGATCGGAAACCTGGCGTCGGTATTCGCGGCGCTCGCCATATTTATCTCGTGCCTGGGCTTGTTTGGCTTGTCGTCGTTCATCGCGGAACAAAAGACGAAAGAGATCGGTGTCAGAAAAGTTATCGGAGCGTCGCTGTTAAATATCTGGATGTTGTTATCGAAAGAGTTTGTCGTCCTGGTATCGATCGCATTGCTGATGGCGATGCCGATAGCCTACTACTATCTGAATCAATGGCTGTTGACTTTCCATTATCACACCGCGCTCAATGGGTGGATATTTACGGCTGCCGGTGGTGCAGTCTTATTGATCACGTTACTCACCGTAAGCTTTCACGGAATAAGGGCAGCCACCGCAAACCCCGTGAAGAGCTTGCGAAGTGAGTAA